From one Gossypium hirsutum isolate 1008001.06 chromosome D08, Gossypium_hirsutum_v2.1, whole genome shotgun sequence genomic stretch:
- the LOC107914313 gene encoding peroxidase 15-like precursor produces the protein MPEKMACFQYIVAALCFAVLLEGSLSKAQLTPTFYDETCPNVTAIIRHVLVNASFSDPRIGASLIRLHFHDCFVQGCDASILLDDPVNGEKEAIPNNNSARGYEVIDAMKAALESACPNTVSCADILAIASEQSVSTLAGGPSWAVPLGRRDGFTANRTLANSNLPGFNNTLDRLKNRFSNVGLNTSIDLVALSGAHTFGRAQCLTFTSRLYNFTGVGDTDPTLNTTYLEELRQICPQGGNSSVLTNLDPTTPDGFDNNYFTNLQVNRGLLRSDQNLFSTEGADTIEIVNRFSSNQTAFFESFVESMIRMGNISPLTGTEGEIRSNCRAVNSATIRSNSDAALVSSI, from the exons ATGCCTGAGAAAATGGCTTGTTTTCAATATATAGTAGCTGCTCTATGCTTTGCAGTTTTACTTGAGGGATCGTTATCAAAAGCTCAACTGACCCCGACATTTTACGATGAAACATGCCCAAACGTGACAGCCATTATCCGACATGTGCTCGTGAATGCTTCGTTTTCAGATCCAAGGATTGGTGCCAGTCTCATCAGGCTTCACTTCCATGATTGTTTTGTTCAA GGATGTGATGCGTCGATTTTATTGGACGATCCTGTGAATGGTGAGAAAGAAGCTATTCCAAATAATAATTCAGCTAGGGGTTATGAAGTTATTGATGCCATGAAGGCTGCCTTAGAGAGTGCTTGCCCCAACACTGTTTCCTGCGCTGATATTCTCGCTATTGCATCTGAGCAATCTGTCAGCACCCTG GCAGGCGGTCCTTCATGGGCAGTTCCACTAGGAAGAAGGGATGGGTTCACAGCAAACCGGACACTCGCCAACTCAAACTTGCCAGGTTTCAACAATACTCTCGACCGATTAAAGAACAGGTTTAGCAATGTGGggcttaacaccagcattgatcTAGTAGCCTTGTCTG GTGCTCACACATTTGGCAGAGCTCAGTGTTTAACTTTTACCAGTCGATTGTACAATTTTACGGGAGTGGGTGATACAGATCCGACCTTGAACACCACATACTTGGAAGAACTACGCCAAATATGCCCACAGGGTGGAAATAGTAGTGTGTTGACAAATCTTGATCCCACAACACCTGATGGTTTCGACAATAACTACTTCACGAATCTACAAGTTAATCGAGGCTTGCTTCGAAGTGATCAGAATTTATTTTCGACTGAGGGTGCTGATACAATTGAAATTGTGAATAGGTTTAGTAGTAATCAAACAGCTTTCTTTGAAAGCTTTGTGGAATCTATGATCAGAATGGGAAATATAAGCCCTTTAACAGGTACGGAAGGAGAAATTAGATCAAATTGCCGCGCCGTGAATTCAGCAACTATCAGATCCAACTCAGATGCTGCTCTCGTCAGCTCAATATAA
- the LOC107914283 gene encoding protein PHOTOSYSTEM I ASSEMBLY 2, chloroplastic produces MAYSSPNLSSIPHLPSFTLKPSPPHSSSRFVSAQIRSNLENESCTTGVSNDPLEPAKKKAAELPTSRRMCLTCLCSSLALISSSSSSASAVSAMAMDGNERAVCRNCAGSGAVLCDMCGGTGKWKALNRKRAKDVYEFTECPNCYGRGKLVCPVCLGTGLPNNKGLLRRPDAQKLLDKMYNGRLLPSS; encoded by the exons ATGGCTTACTCTTCTCCCAATCTTTCTTCAATCCCACACCTCCCTTCTTTCACTTTAAAACCTTCCCCGCCTCACT CAAGCTCAAGGTTTGTTTCAGCTCAGATAAGATCTAATTTGGAGAATGAGAGCTGTACAACTGGAGTTTCAAATGATCCATTGGAACCTGCTAAGAAGAAG GCAGCTGAGTTGCCAACATCACGGCGTATGTGTCTTACATGCTTATGTTCAAGCCTAGCTTTAATCAGCAGTTCTAGCAGCTCTGCTTCTGCAGTATCAGCAATGGCTATGGATGGGAATGAAAGGGCTGTATGCCGCAATTGTGCAGGGAGTGGTGCTGTACTTT GTGATATGTGTGGTGGTACAGGAAAATGGAAAGCTCTCAACAGGAAACGTGCTAAGGATGTTTACGAGTTTACTGAATGTCCGAACTGTTATG GTCGGGGGAAACTGGTGTGTCCTGTTTGTTTAGGTACCGGTTTACCAAATAACAAAGGTCTTCTAAGGAGGCCTGATGCACAGAAATTGCTTGACAAGATGTACAACGGTCGACTTTTGCCAAGTTCATAG